Proteins encoded within one genomic window of Mycolicibacterium aubagnense:
- the uraD gene encoding 2-oxo-4-hydroxy-4-carboxy-5-ureidoimidazoline decarboxylase, with amino-acid sequence MPTETTTPEVARKAVHPVDEVLPIPKLAVYGMQHVLAFYAGAVLVPIIVAGALKLSPEQMIHLINADLFTCGIATIIQSVGFWKVGVKLPLIQGVTFAAVSPMIAIGTAGGLSGVPGLLSVYGSVIVAGLFTFIMAPYFSKLLRFFPPVVTGSVITIIGIALLPVAANDIVGGTTTEAMKNDVALKNLAYAAGTLLIIIVMQRLFRGFLATIAVLVGLVIGTAVAALLGEVDFSAVGTAHWLGVTTPFYFGWPAFSATAIISMIVVMIITAVETTGDVFATAEIVGKRVGANDIAKALRADGMATTIGGVLNSFPYTCFAENVGLVRLTQVKSRWVVAAAGVIMIVLGYLPKAAAIVAAIPHSVLGGASLALFATVAVVGIQTLSKVDFNDHRNAVIVGTAIGLGMLVTAQPLLKYSFPAWAQIICGSGITLGALAAIILNVVFFHIGPNRGPMVAGTPRTGEVGLDAVNKMTKDEFVATFSRLYQGLAWPVERAFAQRPFADTLALRAAVQTALLAASPAEQMELMQAYPGLAETQEHNVSKVDLAYLGLDGLTAEEAEEFGELSAAYEAKFGFPLIICLRDLESREHILTLGWRRLENSPQVEHMAALSEISRIAAWRFDDLVADANPIASARRLRLER; translated from the coding sequence ATGCCGACTGAGACCACCACGCCTGAGGTCGCCCGCAAGGCGGTGCATCCGGTCGACGAGGTGTTGCCGATTCCCAAGCTCGCCGTGTATGGAATGCAGCACGTCCTGGCCTTCTATGCCGGAGCCGTGCTGGTTCCGATCATCGTCGCCGGAGCCCTGAAGCTCTCGCCTGAGCAGATGATCCATCTGATCAATGCCGACCTGTTCACCTGCGGCATCGCCACGATCATCCAGTCGGTCGGGTTCTGGAAAGTGGGCGTCAAACTCCCGCTGATTCAGGGGGTCACCTTCGCGGCGGTCAGCCCGATGATCGCGATCGGCACAGCCGGCGGATTGTCGGGGGTACCCGGCCTGCTCTCGGTGTACGGGTCGGTGATCGTCGCCGGACTGTTCACCTTCATCATGGCGCCGTATTTCTCGAAGCTGCTGCGATTCTTCCCACCGGTGGTCACGGGATCGGTCATCACGATCATCGGCATCGCGCTCCTACCCGTCGCGGCGAACGACATCGTCGGCGGCACGACGACCGAGGCGATGAAAAACGATGTGGCCTTGAAGAACCTCGCGTACGCCGCGGGCACCCTGCTGATCATCATCGTCATGCAGCGTCTCTTTCGCGGATTCCTGGCCACGATCGCGGTCCTTGTCGGGCTGGTCATCGGAACTGCCGTCGCCGCGCTGCTCGGGGAGGTCGATTTCAGCGCAGTCGGTACCGCCCACTGGCTCGGCGTGACCACTCCGTTCTATTTCGGCTGGCCCGCTTTCAGCGCGACCGCGATCATCTCGATGATCGTCGTCATGATCATCACGGCGGTGGAAACCACAGGTGACGTGTTCGCGACGGCCGAGATCGTCGGTAAGCGGGTGGGCGCCAACGACATCGCCAAAGCACTGCGCGCCGACGGTATGGCGACCACGATCGGCGGTGTCCTCAACTCGTTCCCCTACACCTGCTTCGCGGAGAACGTCGGGCTCGTCCGGTTGACTCAGGTCAAGAGCCGCTGGGTCGTCGCCGCGGCGGGCGTCATCATGATCGTGCTGGGCTATCTGCCCAAAGCTGCGGCCATCGTGGCCGCGATCCCGCACTCGGTGCTCGGCGGGGCATCGTTGGCGTTGTTCGCCACGGTGGCTGTCGTGGGCATCCAGACCCTTTCGAAGGTCGATTTCAACGATCACCGCAACGCGGTGATCGTCGGTACCGCAATCGGCCTCGGCATGCTGGTCACGGCGCAACCCCTGCTGAAGTACAGCTTTCCCGCCTGGGCGCAGATCATCTGCGGCTCGGGCATCACGCTCGGTGCCCTTGCGGCGATCATCCTGAACGTTGTGTTCTTCCACATCGGTCCGAACCGTGGGCCGATGGTTGCGGGCACGCCACGGACCGGCGAAGTCGGACTCGACGCTGTCAACAAGATGACCAAGGATGAGTTCGTCGCGACCTTCTCCCGCCTGTACCAAGGCCTCGCCTGGCCGGTCGAACGCGCCTTCGCGCAACGTCCGTTCGCCGACACCCTCGCCCTGCGGGCTGCCGTCCAGACCGCTCTGCTCGCGGCCTCTCCCGCCGAGCAGATGGAGTTGATGCAGGCGTACCCGGGACTGGCCGAGACACAGGAACACAACGTGTCGAAAGTCGATTTGGCCTACCTGGGTCTCGACGGTCTCACGGCGGAAGAGGCCGAGGAATTCGGCGAGTTGTCGGCTGCCTACGAAGCCAAATTCGGCTTCCCCCTCATCATCTGCCTACGGGATCTGGAAAGTCGCGAACACATTCTGACCCTCGGCTGGCGGCGGCTCGAGAACTCCCCGCAGGTCGAGCACATGGCGGCGCTCAGCGAGATTTCGCGAATCGCGGCGTGGCGATTCGACGACCTGGTCGCCGATGCGAATCCCATTGCCTCTGCCCGACGTCTGAGACTGGAGCGATGA